TCAGAATAAATAGGTTGAGAAATCGTAAAGTAAATCCGCTTAATTATAAAGAAAGACTTTTTACTTTTTCAGCCATATTTGCCTTACGACGTGCTGCTGTATTTCGGTGGACGACGCCCTTTACTACCGCTTTATCCAGTACACCCTGAGCTTCGTTCAGCTTCTTAGTAGCAAGCTCGGTATCTTTCAATTCAACTGCTTCAAGAACTTTCTTTACTGCGTTTTTGCAGCGTGTTTTCCAAAAGCGATTGTAGATGCGGTTCTTCTCTGCAACCTGAACTCGTTTCTTTGCTGATTTCTTATTTGGCAATGCCGTCACCTCCTTCTTTAAATGCAGAAAGTATATTAGCACATATATGGGTAATTCCGCAAGTTCTCTTTGTGTTTTGTCTATCAATTAATATAAAATAAATAAGATTTTAGTAACACTTATTAAGAATTACCTTGCCCCATGGTGTACTCTGTGATATATTACTTTAGTTAGCAAATTAGCAATAAATTTGGTAATATTCTAATAGAGGGAAATAAACCACAGGAGGTGTAATCTGTGAAAAGAACATTTCAACCGCATAATACAAGCCGCAAACGTTCAATGGGCTTTTTGGTGCGCTCTGCCTCCCCAAGTGGACGTCGTATCTTAAGAAATCGCCGTCGCAAGGGAAGAGCAGGTCTCGCCGTCTAAATAGTTGTGAAATTTGGTTTTTCATCCGCCAATCGGTTAAAAAGCGGGTGGCAGTTTGACATCGTATTCCGCACCGGACGTCGTGAAACAGGCGAACTGGTGCGGTTATTCTTTCTTGAGCAGCCTCTGGAATCAAAAATGATCGGGGTTGCTGTGGGAAAGAAGATGGCTAATGCGCCGCAAAGATCACGAGGACGTAGAATTCTAAGAGAATCCTTTAGAAGGCTTCTTCCGTGGATTAAGGATGGAGTTTGGATAGTGGGCTCACTGAGAGAAAAGGCCTTAGATGCCTCTGCAAAAGATATTTATATTGACATCTCCACAGTCTTAAAAAAAAGAAATTTAATGAAGGAAGATTGGCCCGGCATAAATTGGGATGTCGATAGCAAACAAAAAAATGAAAAAAATTG
The sequence above is a segment of the Synergistaceae bacterium genome. Coding sequences within it:
- a CDS encoding 30S ribosomal protein S20, translated to MPNKKSAKKRVQVAEKNRIYNRFWKTRCKNAVKKVLEAVELKDTELATKKLNEAQGVLDKAVVKGVVHRNTAARRKANMAEKVKSLSL
- the rpmH gene encoding 50S ribosomal protein L34, which produces MKRTFQPHNTSRKRSMGFLVRSASPSGRRILRNRRRKGRAGLAV
- the rnpA gene encoding ribonuclease P protein component, with translation MKFGFSSANRLKSGWQFDIVFRTGRRETGELVRLFFLEQPLESKMIGVAVGKKMANAPQRSRGRRILRESFRRLLPWIKDGVWIVGSLREKALDASAKDIYIDISTVLKKRNLMKEDWPGINWDVDSKQKNEKNCCFFD